From the Actinomadura luzonensis genome, the window CACGTCGCTGCGGCAGCTGTGGCGGCAGCGGTACCGCTGGTGCTACGGCACCATGCAGGCCATGTGGAAGCACCGGCGGGCGGTCGTCGAGCGAGGCCCGTTCGGCCGGCGCGCGCTCGGGTTCCTGACGCTGTTCCACGTGCTGCTGCCGCTGTTCGGGCCCGCGGTGGACGTGATGGCGGTCTACGCCCTGCTGACGCGGGACCCGTTGCCGGCGGCCGGGGTGTGGGCGGGACTCCTCGCCGTGCAGACGCTCACCGGCTGGTACGCGCTGCGGCTGGACGGGGAGCGGGCGGGGGTGCTGTGGGCGCTGCCGCTGCAGCAGTTCGTCTTCCGGCAGCTGATGTACCTGGTGGTCATCCAGTCCACGACCACCGCGCTCCTGGGCACCCGCCTGCCCTGGCAGACCATCCGCCGCGAGGGGGTCTTCTCCTGAGGTCAGCGCGGCAGGTCGTCCGTCCAGCCGGTGGTGACCGAGATGTACGAGGCGCTCATCGCCGCGCCGCCCTCGGCGGTCAGCAGGACGTTGGCGCGGGTCACCCGGGCGGCCTCGGGGTCGACGACCAGCTTGATCTCCGTGCTGCCGGGGAGGGGGATCAGCAGCTCCTGGCCGCCGTCGGCCGGTCCGGCGTTCCTGACGCCCGGCGTGGCGGCCAGGGCCTCGAACGCCGCTGCGCGGACCCGCGCGGGCGTCGGCAGCTCCGTGATCAGGGTGATGAGCGGGGAGACGAGCGCGCCCGGCCGGTCGGCGGAGGTCATGGCGGCGTCGTGGCGGGGCAGCTCGGCGAGGCGTTCCTTCAGCTGCTCCGGATCGGCCGGGAGGCTTTCGAGCTCGTCGAGACCGATCTCGGCGCCCATGAGGCGGAACGGCTTGTCGTCGGCGACGACGGCGCCGGGCGTGGCGTACGGCTCGTTCCTCGACCAGTGGCGGCCGTCACGGCTGGTCCAGGTCTCCTGCGTCTCGGGGCCGTCGGGGCCCTGCCAGGTACGGGTGATGTGCCAGTAGGCGCCCGTGCCCTGGGGGATGCGCTCGGCGCTGGCGGCGGCCATGAGCAGGACGTCCCTGCCGGAGGCCGGCGCGGCGGCGGGCGTGAGCACGCCGGCGACGAGCACCGCGACGGCGGCCGCCGCGGCGACCGCCGTGCCGACCGCCGGCAGGAGCCGGACGCGGCGCCGGCGGGCGTGGCCCCGCGTCGTCATCCTGTCCTGGAGGCGTTCCCTGCTGCGGTCGATCGCCCCGGTAGACGGTCCGGGCTTGGCCAGCAGGGTCGCGACGGCCTTCAGGTCATCCACGGGCGTTCTCCTTGTCGATCAGGGCGAGGATCTTGCTGCGGGCCCGGCTGAGGCGGGAGCCCACGGTGCCGGCGGCGATGCCGAGCGCCTGCGCCACCTCGTCGTAGCTGAGCTGGCCGAGGGCCACGAGCAGCAGCACGTCGCGCTCGCCGCCGGACAGGGCGGCGAGCGCCCTGGCCAGGTGCGGCTGCATGCGCTCGGCGGCGACGGAGGTGACGACCCGCTCCTCGTCGCCTTCCGCGGCGGGCTCGGGCGCCAGCTTGGCCAGCGCCCGGTAGTGCCGGATCTCCTTACGGCGGTGCCTGGCGATCAGGTTGGTGGCGATGCCGAACAGCCAGGGCCGCAGGTCCCCCCGTTCCGGGTCGTACCGGTCGCGCCGGTCGAAGGCCAGCAGGAACGTCTCGGCGGCGAGGTCCTCGGCGATCTGCGTGTCCAGGCGGCCGGCCACGTACAGGTAGATGTCGCGGTAATAGCGGTCGTGGACGGCGGTGAACAGGCCGGGGTCGCGCCGGTATCCGGCGACGAGCTCGGCGTCGGTCGTCTGTTCGCTCACTTCGGCGCTCATGGACAGGTCTCCGGCATGAGGTCGCCCTTCCGGTCGGTGGTCACGATCACCGATACTTCGCCGCAGACCGGGATCGTCTTCCCCGCTGGTCTCAGTCCCCGAGGATCTTCGCCAGCAGCGTCACCACGGCCAGGCTGACGCCGATGGGCACGGCGAGCGCCGGTCGCACCGCGACCGTCACGCCGAACAGCACCGCGGTGACGATGATGAGGAGCGCGCGCGAGCTCAGTAAGGGGCGGGAGCCCGCGGCGTCGGCCGGAGGCTGCGCGTCGCTCTGCTGTTCGCCCATGACGACCTCGGTTTCCGTAGGGGGACGGCGGACGTGGCCATCATGGCCGCACGCTCGTGCATATGCAAGTGCATCGCGATGCATATGCATCGGGCACTATCGGCGGAAGCCCGTAGGATGCTGATACTCGCGCGAGCGGACGGACGACGGGAGCGTTCATGGGCGGACCGGCGAGCCAGGGCGCCGGGGCCACGCCGAGCATGGACGGCCCCTCCCTGAGCGGCCCCACGGTGCTGCGCATCCTGCTCGGCGCACGGCTGCGCGAGCTGCGCCTGGCCCGCCACATCATGGCCGAGCAGGCCGCCTACGTGATCCGCGCGAGCCAGTCGAAGATCAGCCGGCTGGAGTCCGGCCAGGTCAGCTTCAAGGAACGGGACGTCGCGGACCTGCTCACGCACTACGGGCTGACGGATCCGGCCGAGCGCGAGGCGTTGCTGGAGATGGCCAGGCAGTCGAACGCTCCCGGCTGGTGGCACCGATACTCCGACGTCGTGCCGAGCTGGTTCCACACCTATCTCGGCCTGGAGGAGGCGGCGGGCAGCATCCGCGCCTTCGAGACCGTCCACATCCCCGCGCTGCTTCAGACGCGCGAGTACGCCGCCGCCCTGCACACCCGGGGCTCGAAGGACGTCGCCGCGGACACGCGGGAGCGGTTGCTCGACTTCACGGCGAGGCGGCAACGACTGCTCCAGCGAGCGAACGCCCCGCACCTGTGGTTCGTCATCGACGAAGGCGTGCTGCTGCGGCAGGTGGGCGACCGGGAGACGATGCGCGCCCAGTTGGAGCACCTCGCCGGGGTCACCCGCCTGCCGAACGTGACCGTGCAGATCCTGCCTTCCGCCGCCCCCCGGCTGGGCAGCAGCCCTTTTCACATTCTTCGTTTCCTGGAGCCGTCCCTGCCCGACCTGGTGTTCGTGCAGCACCTGACCGGGGCCCTTTATCTCGACCGGGCGGCGGAGGTGGACGTTTATTACTCGGAGCTGGACCGGCTCGCGGTGGCCGCCCGCACTCCCGAGGACAGCCGGGACGCCGTTCTCGCGATGCTCGGCGGCCTGGACCGCTGAGGTCAGGTGGCGGTGTCGGCGGTCTCCGGGCGGGCGAGCTCCCGTACGGGCACCCGGAGGGCGGACAGGGCCCAGCGGCCGGGGCCGAGGACGGCGATGAGCAGGAATCCCCAGCAGAACAGGGCGGCCTTCTCGCCGCCGTTCTGGATGGGGAACAGCGCCTGCGGCTGGTGCACGACGAAGTAGGCGTACGCCATGGTGCCCGAGCAGATCAGGGCCGCGACGCGGGTGCCGAGGCCGAGGACGACGAGGGTGCCGGCGATGAGCTGGATGATGGAGGCCCACCAGCCGGGCCACTGGCCGAAGGCCGGCACCTGGCCGCCCTGCGGGCCGCCGAGGACGTTGAAGAGGGTCGCCACTCCGTGGCAGGCGAACAGCAGGCCGATCACCCAGCGGTACAGGGCCAGGAATGAGCCCTGGTGTTTGGTCAGCGGTTCCATGGCGCGTCCTCTCTACGTGGTGCGTATCTCTTTACCGAGATGTCGGGAAAAAGCCGTGGGAGCGCTCCCATGTAGTTGAAGATTAAGGCTTGAGTAT encodes:
- a CDS encoding RNA polymerase sigma factor; protein product: MSEQTTDAELVAGYRRDPGLFTAVHDRYYRDIYLYVAGRLDTQIAEDLAAETFLLAFDRRDRYDPERGDLRPWLFGIATNLIARHRRKEIRHYRALAKLAPEPAAEGDEERVVTSVAAERMQPHLARALAALSGGERDVLLLVALGQLSYDEVAQALGIAAGTVGSRLSRARSKILALIDKENARG
- a CDS encoding CU044_5270 family protein, producing MDDLKAVATLLAKPGPSTGAIDRSRERLQDRMTTRGHARRRRVRLLPAVGTAVAAAAAVAVLVAGVLTPAAAPASGRDVLLMAAASAERIPQGTGAYWHITRTWQGPDGPETQETWTSRDGRHWSRNEPYATPGAVVADDKPFRLMGAEIGLDELESLPADPEQLKERLAELPRHDAAMTSADRPGALVSPLITLITELPTPARVRAAAFEALAATPGVRNAGPADGGQELLIPLPGSTEIKLVVDPEAARVTRANVLLTAEGGAAMSASYISVTTGWTDDLPR
- a CDS encoding helix-turn-helix domain-containing protein, yielding MGGPASQGAGATPSMDGPSLSGPTVLRILLGARLRELRLARHIMAEQAAYVIRASQSKISRLESGQVSFKERDVADLLTHYGLTDPAEREALLEMARQSNAPGWWHRYSDVVPSWFHTYLGLEEAAGSIRAFETVHIPALLQTREYAAALHTRGSKDVAADTRERLLDFTARRQRLLQRANAPHLWFVIDEGVLLRQVGDRETMRAQLEHLAGVTRLPNVTVQILPSAAPRLGSSPFHILRFLEPSLPDLVFVQHLTGALYLDRAAEVDVYYSELDRLAVAARTPEDSRDAVLAMLGGLDR
- a CDS encoding DoxX family protein, coding for MEPLTKHQGSFLALYRWVIGLLFACHGVATLFNVLGGPQGGQVPAFGQWPGWWASIIQLIAGTLVVLGLGTRVAALICSGTMAYAYFVVHQPQALFPIQNGGEKAALFCWGFLLIAVLGPGRWALSALRVPVRELARPETADTAT